A portion of the Pseudarthrobacter sp. L1SW genome contains these proteins:
- a CDS encoding ATP-dependent DNA helicase, which yields MELSSATISAALPPSGPAGNAGSPPAPRFSPEELSVLLGEKNVPTPEQSAIISSPLAPRLVIAGAGSGKTATMADRVVWLVANGWVRPEEVLGVTFTRKAAGELASRIRGKLTALQRLVIQDTAFRGRDVQGRAEGGSRPSVFQDGLLSTDALEPKVSTYHSFASGIVSDYGLRLGVERDVVLLGGAQAWQLASEVVEGYDGEYGHFRAAKSTLVKAVIQLAGECAEHLQEPEDVESWLMARLSDFESLPYLAAKKRNPPQAAADLAGMLRTRASVADMVGRYAAAKRARGALDFGDLVALAARVAQEVPLAAQMERQRYKVVLLDEFQDTSHAQLVLFSRLFGGGHAVTAVGDPNQSIYGFRGASAGQLFHFVREFPVWKGTPGHGTALAGENAEGARGEDMAESAASWSPAPTSYLTTAWRNGRSILAAANVMSESLARAAAQRGPAGGGGAAAPKVPPLQPSPHAAAGSVVLGRFGSDVDEAAALADDVLKYRVTDFELKPDGSPVPPAIAVLCRRRAQMEPIRRQLEARGIPYEIVGLGGLLDTPEIVDLVATLRVLADPGRSDALMRLLAGARWRIGPADLMALRDWSSQLARRRGQAGQASDHLPEAEPAVLEGDLTDAASLVEALDWLPREGCPPANGRSFTPAARERMVQLSAELRQLRGYLGDDLTTLLGEVERAMLLDIEVAARPGISIHQARRNLDAFQDAAAGFLRTSQRVDILAFLSWLEAASAEENGLEAPPGDVNREAVQLLTVHASKGLEWDVVFVPGLNAKDFPSDRDSRWSSGSAALPWPLRGDREDLPQWDLDQPDQKGWLDAEKDFKAAVQAHAESEERRLAYVAYTRAKHVLWASSVAWVGSRSGRADMSPFLAELEILTATASEGPARAVIHPLSVEEASLPETSPLTLDTEVAGWPYDPLEGPVDPRTGERLRLASGRRHAMETASARVMAALEPSIRRPAAARPDAGAGAGTPSVMDPGLLRTSELPGVAAGWAREAALLLERRARRSSSQDVHLPAHISASTLVDLGEDPSAVAWRLRRPVPREPGMSARKGTAFHAWVEEYFGTAGMLDLDEAPGSDDHIDAAYDLDAMVATFRSSPWAHRSPAFIEVPVETRVGDVVVRGRVDAVFQDPDGRWDLVDWKTGRRPSGDLLRTKAVQLAVYRLAWSRLKGVPLEDVRAAFFYVADNEVVRPHDLGTAGQLEEIVTAALASP from the coding sequence ATGGAACTTTCCTCGGCTACCATTTCCGCAGCGCTCCCGCCTTCCGGGCCCGCCGGCAATGCGGGGTCACCCCCGGCGCCCCGCTTCAGTCCGGAGGAACTGTCCGTGCTCCTGGGGGAGAAGAACGTTCCTACCCCTGAGCAGTCGGCCATCATTTCGTCGCCGCTGGCCCCCCGGCTGGTCATTGCGGGGGCAGGATCCGGCAAGACAGCCACCATGGCGGACCGCGTGGTGTGGCTCGTGGCCAACGGCTGGGTACGGCCGGAGGAAGTCCTGGGCGTGACGTTCACCCGCAAGGCGGCAGGTGAACTCGCCTCCCGAATCAGGGGCAAGCTGACCGCCCTCCAGCGCCTGGTTATCCAGGACACTGCTTTTCGGGGCAGGGATGTCCAGGGCCGGGCTGAAGGAGGCAGCAGGCCCAGCGTGTTCCAGGACGGGCTGCTCAGCACCGACGCTTTGGAGCCGAAAGTGTCCACCTACCACTCCTTCGCCAGCGGCATCGTCTCTGACTACGGGCTCCGCCTGGGAGTGGAGCGGGATGTGGTCCTGCTGGGCGGCGCGCAGGCCTGGCAGCTGGCCAGCGAGGTCGTGGAGGGATACGACGGCGAATACGGTCACTTCCGCGCCGCCAAGTCAACCCTTGTGAAGGCAGTCATTCAACTTGCCGGTGAATGCGCAGAGCACCTCCAGGAACCTGAGGACGTTGAATCCTGGCTGATGGCGCGGCTGTCCGACTTTGAGTCATTGCCGTACCTCGCGGCCAAGAAGAGGAACCCGCCGCAGGCAGCGGCCGACCTCGCCGGCATGCTGAGGACCAGGGCAAGCGTGGCAGACATGGTTGGCCGGTACGCGGCGGCGAAGCGAGCCCGTGGGGCGCTTGATTTTGGCGACCTGGTGGCCCTCGCCGCCCGCGTGGCGCAGGAGGTGCCCCTGGCAGCCCAGATGGAACGGCAGCGCTACAAGGTGGTCCTGCTCGACGAGTTCCAGGACACGTCCCACGCCCAGCTGGTGCTGTTCTCCCGGCTCTTTGGCGGCGGGCATGCTGTGACCGCCGTTGGAGACCCCAACCAGTCAATTTACGGCTTCCGGGGCGCTTCGGCGGGCCAGTTGTTTCACTTCGTACGCGAGTTCCCCGTGTGGAAGGGGACACCGGGACATGGGACAGCCCTCGCCGGTGAGAATGCAGAGGGTGCAAGGGGAGAGGATATGGCGGAAAGCGCTGCCAGTTGGTCTCCCGCACCCACGTCATACCTGACAACGGCATGGCGGAACGGACGGTCCATCCTGGCCGCCGCCAACGTGATGTCCGAATCCCTGGCCCGGGCCGCGGCGCAGCGCGGCCCAGCGGGCGGGGGAGGGGCGGCGGCACCCAAGGTGCCGCCGCTGCAGCCCAGCCCCCATGCGGCAGCGGGATCAGTGGTGCTGGGGCGGTTTGGAAGCGATGTGGATGAAGCCGCAGCGCTCGCCGATGACGTCCTGAAGTACCGGGTGACGGATTTTGAGCTGAAGCCCGACGGTTCGCCGGTCCCGCCCGCCATCGCTGTCCTTTGCCGGCGGCGCGCACAAATGGAGCCCATACGGCGGCAGTTGGAGGCCCGCGGCATTCCCTACGAGATTGTCGGACTCGGCGGGCTCCTGGATACGCCTGAAATCGTGGACCTGGTTGCAACCCTGCGTGTCCTCGCCGACCCCGGCCGTTCCGATGCTCTCATGCGCCTGCTGGCCGGGGCGCGTTGGCGGATTGGCCCCGCAGATCTGATGGCCTTGCGGGACTGGTCCAGCCAGCTTGCCCGGCGCCGGGGCCAGGCTGGACAGGCCAGCGACCACCTGCCGGAAGCAGAGCCGGCCGTCCTGGAAGGCGACCTTACCGACGCCGCCAGCCTGGTGGAGGCACTTGACTGGCTGCCCCGGGAAGGATGCCCCCCAGCGAACGGCAGGTCCTTTACCCCCGCTGCCAGGGAGCGGATGGTCCAGCTCTCAGCGGAGCTGCGCCAGCTCCGCGGCTATCTTGGGGACGACCTCACTACCCTGCTCGGGGAGGTGGAAAGGGCCATGCTGCTTGATATCGAGGTTGCCGCAAGGCCCGGCATCAGCATCCACCAGGCACGCCGGAACCTTGATGCCTTCCAGGATGCCGCGGCCGGGTTCCTGCGGACATCCCAGCGCGTGGATATCCTCGCCTTCCTGTCCTGGCTGGAAGCTGCGTCAGCAGAGGAAAACGGGCTGGAAGCACCACCGGGCGACGTCAACCGGGAGGCCGTGCAGCTGCTCACGGTCCATGCTTCCAAGGGGCTGGAATGGGACGTCGTCTTTGTTCCTGGACTGAACGCCAAGGACTTCCCCAGCGATCGTGACTCCCGCTGGAGCAGCGGGTCCGCAGCTTTGCCTTGGCCGCTTCGCGGTGACCGGGAAGATCTTCCCCAGTGGGACCTGGACCAGCCCGACCAAAAAGGGTGGCTGGATGCGGAAAAGGACTTCAAGGCAGCTGTCCAGGCACATGCGGAGTCTGAGGAGCGCCGCCTGGCGTACGTGGCGTATACCCGGGCAAAGCATGTCCTGTGGGCGTCCAGTGTGGCTTGGGTGGGATCGAGGTCGGGACGGGCGGACATGTCGCCGTTCCTGGCGGAGCTTGAAATTCTGACCGCCACGGCCAGCGAAGGGCCCGCACGGGCAGTCATCCATCCCCTTTCGGTGGAGGAGGCCTCCCTGCCTGAAACCAGCCCCCTGACGCTTGATACAGAGGTGGCCGGCTGGCCCTACGATCCCTTGGAGGGGCCGGTGGATCCGCGCACGGGGGAGCGACTGCGCCTGGCCAGCGGACGCAGGCACGCGATGGAAACCGCGTCTGCGCGGGTGATGGCGGCGCTGGAGCCCTCCATCCGGCGTCCCGCTGCTGCCCGGCCGGACGCCGGAGCGGGCGCGGGAACCCCGTCCGTCATGGATCCCGGCCTCCTGCGGACGTCCGAACTGCCAGGGGTTGCTGCCGGCTGGGCGCGGGAAGCAGCGCTGCTGCTCGAACGCCGGGCAAGGAGGTCTTCTTCCCAGGACGTCCACCTTCCCGCCCACATTTCGGCATCCACCCTGGTTGACCTGGGCGAGGACCCGTCAGCGGTGGCCTGGCGCCTGCGAAGGCCCGTGCCGCGGGAACCGGGAATGTCGGCCCGGAAGGGAACGGCTTTTCACGCGTGGGTGGAAGAGTACTTTGGCACGGCCGGCATGCTGGACCTCGATGAAGCACCGGGTTCGGATGACCACATCGATGCGGCGTACGACCTCGACGCCATGGTGGCCACCTTCCGGTCGTCCCCCTGGGCCCACCGTTCTCCGGCATTCATTGAGGTGCCCGTGGAGACGCGCGTAGGGGACGTGGTGGTTCGTGGCCGTGTGGACGCAGTATTCCAGGATCCTGACGGACGCTGGGACCTGGTGGACTGGAAGACGGGCCGGCGGCCCTCCGGGGACCTGCTCCGGACCAAGGCAGTCCAGCTTGCTGTGTACCGGCTGGCATGGTCCCGGCTGAAGGGGGTGCCGCTGGAGGACGTACGGGCGGCGTTCTTCTACGTTGCCGACAACGAGGTGGTGCGGCCCCACGACCTTGGAACTGCAGGCCAGTTGGAGGAGATCGTCACGGCCGCACTCGCTTCTCCCTGA
- a CDS encoding ATP-dependent DNA helicase, giving the protein MTVTMPLTGPLDEPRDDSADGQAPHPGGSTGPGGARTPRQAGPGATGLRLLPPRQVHAVAPLLSADQQAAVDVPQGTGPVLLPGAPGTGKTTVLVEAAVSRVTRDGVDPERVLILAPSRLAADALRDRFTARLDRSLSTTPARTWASYAFDVIRRAKAEGILPLSRPPRLLSGPEQDLIIKELLDGHRLPGLELPWPEDIAGALETRGFRQEVRQLFDRIIESGRTPGDLVRLGHECRRPDWIAAAALYAEYRDVLDLRMPEAFDPAGIITAARQIFQDSPGFLAAERDRLQVILVDDIQEANPAVFELLADIAGGQDCYVAFSPDTVVQGFRGARPDLVAELPGLLSPDAPVVERPLQYAHRQAPAVAQAWLGVAGRISQRAGGQLARRLEQPVGRRPQGAVEAHLVPSAVHELRYVAQRILDQHVNHGRDLSELAVIVRNGAKVSEFQRYLSGQGISVRVPVAESAVRDEVAVRPLLDAFAVALDPMLLTPEAAVSLLTSRIGGATSIELRRLRQSLRREEILGGGGRTSDSLLVEALLEPGALATLGIEGRAARRAARMIQAGRHAAAQPGANAESVLWALWDSTGLAGSWTETALAGGPHGARADRDLDAMMALFHTAERYVDQMPGAGPEQFLEYLLNQELPMDTLAARAQVDDAVELLTPASAAGREWPVVIVAGLQEGVWPNTRLRGELLGSTLYSDAVEHGAGYALQRVPLSRLRDIRYDELRSFSTAVSRARELLVCTAVSSEDDQPSSFLDYVAPLAPGQEGRPFTAVERPMALRALVAELRQHAQLDGRDAPQADEAARVLARLAQADPPVPGAHPQSWWGLLPLTSAAAVVPPGGTVFVSPSKVETVQKSPLDWFVQAAGGEAATDFARSLGTLVHAIAQELPDASGSEYVAELVRRWPALGMKDNWEGRLDFQRAESMVRKLAQYVLLMRSEGRSLLGVEQDFDVALGKIPVDDAPARDAVLRGQVDRLEIDSEGRLVIVDLKTGKRQPGKGELSRHPQLGAYQAAVLAGGFQDRPDGPAAPLPGGAVLAQLGTGAKNPAVQHQDAIDPQENWAMDMVKEAAAVMGGSTFEARHDPSRGSHGGHGCRLPEVCPLCVRGRQVTE; this is encoded by the coding sequence GTGACAGTAACCATGCCCCTCACCGGCCCGCTCGACGAACCCCGGGATGATTCCGCGGATGGCCAGGCCCCTCATCCTGGTGGATCCACCGGCCCCGGAGGGGCACGTACGCCGCGGCAGGCCGGGCCGGGAGCAACCGGCCTGCGGCTGCTCCCGCCGCGCCAGGTGCATGCCGTGGCGCCGCTGTTGTCAGCTGATCAGCAAGCTGCCGTGGACGTCCCCCAAGGAACAGGGCCCGTGCTGCTCCCCGGTGCTCCGGGGACAGGCAAAACCACCGTCCTTGTCGAGGCCGCCGTCAGCAGGGTCACCCGGGACGGCGTGGACCCCGAGCGGGTACTGATCCTGGCGCCCAGCCGCCTTGCCGCCGATGCCTTGCGGGACCGCTTCACCGCCCGGCTGGACAGGAGCCTGAGCACAACCCCTGCACGGACCTGGGCCTCCTACGCCTTCGATGTGATCCGGCGCGCCAAGGCTGAAGGGATCCTTCCGCTGTCCAGGCCCCCCAGGCTGCTCTCAGGCCCGGAGCAGGACCTCATCATCAAGGAACTCCTTGACGGGCACCGCCTTCCCGGGCTGGAGCTTCCCTGGCCCGAAGATATCGCGGGGGCGCTGGAAACCCGGGGCTTCCGGCAGGAAGTCCGGCAGTTGTTCGACCGCATCATCGAGTCGGGCCGTACCCCGGGGGACCTTGTGCGGCTCGGCCACGAGTGCCGCAGGCCTGACTGGATTGCCGCCGCAGCACTCTACGCCGAGTACCGGGATGTCCTGGACCTGCGGATGCCCGAGGCCTTTGATCCAGCCGGCATCATCACGGCAGCACGGCAGATCTTCCAGGATTCCCCCGGCTTCCTGGCGGCGGAACGGGACCGGCTGCAGGTGATCCTGGTGGACGACATCCAGGAAGCCAACCCCGCAGTCTTTGAGCTGCTGGCTGACATCGCCGGCGGGCAGGACTGCTATGTCGCATTTTCTCCGGACACTGTGGTGCAGGGCTTCCGGGGTGCCAGGCCAGACCTCGTGGCTGAACTGCCCGGGCTGCTGTCACCCGACGCACCCGTGGTGGAGCGTCCGCTGCAGTACGCCCACCGGCAGGCACCCGCGGTGGCCCAAGCCTGGCTCGGAGTTGCCGGGCGGATTTCACAGCGCGCGGGCGGGCAGTTGGCCAGGCGGCTTGAGCAACCCGTCGGCCGCAGGCCTCAAGGGGCTGTGGAGGCACACCTCGTCCCGTCCGCCGTACATGAATTGCGCTATGTAGCCCAGCGCATCCTGGACCAGCACGTCAACCATGGACGCGACCTTTCCGAGCTCGCGGTGATCGTGCGCAACGGCGCCAAGGTCAGCGAGTTCCAGCGCTACCTGTCGGGCCAGGGGATCAGTGTGAGGGTCCCCGTGGCTGAGTCCGCCGTCCGGGACGAAGTGGCTGTCCGTCCGCTGCTTGATGCCTTCGCGGTTGCACTTGATCCCATGCTGCTGACCCCGGAAGCCGCAGTATCCCTCCTGACCTCCCGGATCGGCGGAGCCACCTCCATTGAGCTCCGCCGGCTTCGGCAGTCACTGCGGAGGGAAGAAATCCTGGGCGGCGGGGGCCGGACCAGCGACTCGCTGCTGGTCGAAGCGTTGCTGGAACCCGGCGCGCTGGCTACCCTCGGCATCGAAGGCCGTGCCGCGCGGCGGGCTGCACGCATGATCCAGGCGGGCCGCCACGCCGCTGCGCAACCCGGCGCCAACGCTGAATCAGTGCTCTGGGCGCTCTGGGATTCAACCGGACTTGCCGGTTCCTGGACGGAAACCGCGCTTGCCGGGGGTCCGCACGGCGCGCGGGCGGACCGCGACCTGGACGCCATGATGGCGCTCTTCCACACCGCGGAGCGTTACGTAGACCAGATGCCCGGTGCCGGCCCTGAGCAGTTCCTCGAGTACCTCCTGAACCAGGAGCTTCCCATGGACACCCTTGCCGCCCGTGCCCAGGTGGATGACGCCGTGGAACTGCTGACTCCCGCCAGTGCGGCCGGACGGGAATGGCCGGTGGTGATAGTTGCAGGCCTCCAGGAAGGTGTGTGGCCCAATACCCGGCTCCGCGGCGAGCTGCTGGGAAGTACGCTCTACAGCGATGCCGTGGAACATGGGGCAGGGTACGCCCTGCAGCGTGTTCCCCTGAGCCGGCTCCGCGATATCAGGTATGACGAGCTGCGAAGCTTTTCCACTGCAGTCTCCCGCGCACGTGAACTGCTGGTGTGCACGGCTGTTTCCTCCGAGGATGACCAGCCGTCCTCTTTCCTGGACTATGTTGCGCCGCTGGCACCCGGCCAGGAGGGCCGTCCGTTCACGGCAGTGGAGCGGCCCATGGCGCTGCGGGCCCTTGTTGCCGAACTCCGGCAGCATGCCCAGTTGGACGGCAGGGACGCTCCCCAGGCGGATGAGGCGGCCAGGGTCCTTGCCCGGCTGGCGCAGGCCGACCCGCCGGTGCCCGGCGCGCATCCGCAGAGCTGGTGGGGCCTTCTTCCGCTGACCTCTGCTGCAGCGGTGGTTCCGCCCGGCGGTACCGTCTTCGTGTCGCCGTCAAAAGTCGAGACAGTGCAGAAATCCCCGCTCGACTGGTTTGTCCAGGCCGCCGGAGGTGAGGCCGCCACAGACTTTGCCCGCAGCCTTGGCACCCTTGTCCATGCCATTGCCCAGGAGCTGCCGGACGCGTCCGGCAGTGAGTACGTCGCCGAGCTGGTCCGGCGCTGGCCTGCACTCGGAATGAAGGACAACTGGGAGGGCAGGCTGGACTTCCAGCGTGCGGAGTCCATGGTGCGCAAGCTGGCACAGTATGTACTCCTCATGCGAAGCGAGGGCCGAAGCCTGCTCGGAGTGGAACAGGATTTCGATGTAGCACTCGGAAAGATTCCCGTCGATGATGCTCCTGCCCGGGACGCCGTCCTGCGCGGCCAAGTGGACCGGCTTGAGATAGACAGCGAAGGCAGGCTGGTCATTGTTGACCTCAAGACCGGAAAACGGCAGCCCGGCAAGGGGGAACTGTCGCGGCATCCCCAGCTTGGCGCCTACCAGGCAGCGGTGCTCGCCGGAGGCTTCCAGGACCGTCCGGACGGCCCCGCCGCCCCGCTCCCCGGCGGTGCTGTACTGGCCCAGCTCGGAACCGGGGCAAAGAATCCAGCCGTCCAGCATCAGGACGCAATCGACCCGCAGGAGAACTGGGCCATGGACATGGTGAAGGAGGCAGCCGCTGTTATGGGTGGGAGCACGTTCGAAGCACGGCACGATCCCTCGAGGGGAAGCCACGGCGGCCACGGCTGCAGGCTCCCGGAGGTGTGTCCGCTGTGCGTGCGCGGAAGGCAAGTGACCGAATGA
- a CDS encoding MGMT family protein, translating into MRIEYVEAVLAIVELVPAGSAVAYGDVAELLGSGGPRQVGTVMSSYGSGVPWWRVLKASGHAPEGHEAEALRRYLGEGTPLLGAYLDFQRTGEGRWRVDLTAARWAPSEAQFDRIDAVAGMLERRLHRLSVADDGMSL; encoded by the coding sequence ATGCGGATTGAGTATGTGGAGGCGGTGCTGGCCATTGTGGAACTGGTTCCCGCCGGATCCGCCGTTGCATACGGCGACGTCGCCGAACTGCTGGGTTCGGGCGGCCCGAGGCAGGTCGGCACGGTCATGAGCAGCTACGGCAGCGGGGTCCCCTGGTGGCGGGTCCTTAAGGCGAGCGGCCACGCACCGGAAGGACACGAGGCCGAAGCCCTCCGCCGCTACCTTGGTGAAGGCACACCCCTGCTGGGTGCCTACCTTGACTTCCAGCGGACCGGCGAGGGGCGTTGGCGCGTGGATCTTACGGCCGCCCGCTGGGCGCCAAGCGAGGCCCAGTTCGACAGGATTGACGCCGTTGCCGGGATGCTGGAGCGGCGGCTGCACAGATTGTCAGTGGCCGATGATGGAATGTCCCTGTGA
- a CDS encoding 3'-5' exonuclease, with amino-acid sequence MSTWNTLPRAAFDLETTGRNSRAARIVTASVTVVDHKGDVVREHEWLADPGVEIPTEASDVHGITTEQAQRDGRPAHEVTRELAAVLQGLFDDGTPVIAFNASYDFTVLAAESARYGVPQLTRFPVLDPYIMNKQVDRYRKGKRTLTALCEEYGVVLDNAHTSAADALATLKVLDAMAGKFPKLSMPASQLHQLQVDWAVSQAADFQGYLRKTKPTAVIEGDWPVLPPQDASTGGF; translated from the coding sequence ATGAGCACTTGGAACACCCTCCCCCGCGCGGCCTTCGACCTCGAAACCACAGGGCGCAACTCCCGGGCTGCACGCATCGTCACGGCCTCTGTGACCGTGGTGGACCACAAGGGCGACGTCGTCAGGGAGCACGAGTGGCTGGCGGATCCTGGGGTGGAGATACCCACTGAGGCCAGCGATGTGCATGGCATCACCACTGAACAGGCACAGCGTGATGGCAGGCCTGCCCACGAGGTGACGCGTGAGCTTGCGGCAGTGCTGCAGGGATTGTTCGACGACGGGACTCCAGTCATTGCCTTCAACGCCAGCTACGACTTCACGGTGCTCGCTGCCGAGTCTGCACGGTACGGGGTTCCGCAGCTGACCCGGTTCCCGGTCCTGGACCCGTACATCATGAACAAGCAGGTGGACCGCTACCGCAAGGGCAAACGGACCCTCACGGCGTTGTGCGAGGAGTACGGCGTGGTCCTGGACAACGCCCACACGTCGGCCGCTGATGCCCTCGCCACCTTAAAGGTCCTGGACGCCATGGCCGGCAAGTTCCCTAAACTCAGCATGCCGGCCAGCCAGTTGCACCAGCTCCAGGTTGACTGGGCAGTGAGCCAGGCAGCCGATTTCCAGGGCTACCTCCGCAAGACCAAACCCACCGCCGTCATTGAAGGTGACTGGCCTGTCCTCCCGCCGCAGGATGCCAGCACCGGGGGCTTCTAG
- a CDS encoding ABC transporter substrate-binding protein, producing MKIKAMKWLTTAPVAIALAVSLAACGSGSAQPSGTPTDALAGSDQQTLDKYTTADVTPIDQIDKTKLGLNTEGKLEVGTLSDAPPNIFIDPSGKFTGYDNELLRAIAGKLGLEVEFVATDFSALLSQVSTKQFDVGSSSISTTDARRQNVGFTNGYDFGFMAVVAKTDSGIKGFADLKDDLRIGVVQGTVQDDYVTNTLKMEPIRFPDYATVYANVRNGQVDAWVAPSQQATGQVKEGDGTAIVESVVNTQNFTAYAVAKDNQPLIDALNSGLDAVIADGTWTKLTKEWYPDREMPSDWKPGSKAATVPQS from the coding sequence ATGAAAATCAAAGCGATGAAGTGGCTGACAACCGCTCCCGTGGCAATCGCCCTCGCGGTTTCCCTGGCAGCGTGCGGCTCAGGATCAGCCCAGCCGAGCGGCACCCCCACGGACGCCCTCGCCGGCAGCGACCAGCAGACGCTGGACAAGTACACCACCGCAGACGTCACCCCGATTGACCAGATCGACAAGACCAAGCTTGGACTGAACACCGAAGGCAAGCTTGAAGTGGGCACCCTGTCGGACGCCCCGCCGAACATCTTCATCGACCCCTCGGGCAAGTTCACCGGGTACGACAACGAACTGCTCCGCGCCATCGCCGGCAAGCTCGGCCTCGAGGTCGAGTTTGTTGCCACGGACTTCTCCGCCCTGCTTTCCCAGGTTTCCACCAAGCAGTTCGACGTCGGGTCCTCCTCCATCTCCACCACGGACGCCCGCCGCCAGAACGTCGGCTTCACCAACGGCTACGACTTCGGCTTCATGGCCGTGGTTGCCAAGACCGACAGCGGCATCAAGGGGTTTGCCGACCTCAAGGACGATCTCCGCATCGGCGTGGTCCAGGGCACCGTCCAGGACGACTACGTCACCAACACCCTGAAGATGGAACCCATCCGATTCCCGGACTACGCCACCGTTTACGCCAACGTGCGCAACGGCCAGGTTGACGCCTGGGTGGCTCCGTCGCAGCAGGCCACCGGCCAGGTGAAGGAAGGCGACGGCACCGCCATCGTCGAATCCGTCGTCAACACGCAGAACTTCACTGCCTACGCCGTGGCCAAGGATAACCAGCCGCTGATCGACGCGCTGAACTCGGGCCTCGACGCTGTCATCGCCGACGGAACCTGGACCAAGCTGACCAAGGAATGGTACCCGGACCGCGAAATGCCAAGCGACTGGAAGCCGGGCAGCAAGGCCGCCACGGTTCCCCAGAGCTGA
- a CDS encoding amino acid ABC transporter permease yields MDLLDQLADTFFNWEEMAKVIPALFMVGLPNTLILAVASGILGSLLGLGLAMMGISRNAGARWVARIYTDIFRGLPAILVILVIGIGLSPIAREITGSRNPYPLGILALTLIAAAYIGEIFRSGIQSVEKGQLEASRALGFSYGSSMRLVVVPQGIRRVLPALVNQFISLLKDSSLVFMLGLAASDREIFRIGNDAMANTGNLSPLVAAGVLYLILTVPLTHFVNFIDHRLRTGKPEKKEPDELAAPIGKGAQA; encoded by the coding sequence ATGGATCTCCTGGACCAGCTGGCTGACACCTTCTTCAACTGGGAGGAAATGGCCAAAGTCATTCCCGCCCTGTTCATGGTGGGCTTGCCCAACACCCTGATATTGGCCGTGGCCTCCGGGATCCTCGGCTCCCTGCTGGGGCTGGGGCTCGCCATGATGGGGATTTCCCGCAACGCGGGTGCCCGTTGGGTGGCGCGCATCTACACCGATATTTTCCGTGGCCTCCCTGCCATCCTGGTGATCCTGGTCATCGGCATCGGGCTCAGTCCCATTGCCAGGGAAATCACCGGGTCCCGGAACCCGTACCCGCTGGGCATACTGGCCCTGACACTGATCGCGGCCGCCTACATCGGCGAGATTTTCCGCTCCGGTATCCAGAGCGTGGAGAAGGGCCAGCTGGAGGCCTCCCGGGCGCTTGGCTTCAGCTACGGCAGTTCCATGCGCCTGGTGGTGGTGCCCCAGGGCATCCGGCGGGTCCTTCCCGCCCTGGTGAACCAGTTCATCTCGCTGCTGAAGGATTCCTCGCTGGTGTTCATGCTCGGGCTCGCTGCCTCGGACCGGGAAATCTTCCGGATCGGCAATGACGCCATGGCCAACACCGGCAACCTGTCTCCGCTGGTTGCCGCGGGTGTCCTGTACCTGATCCTGACCGTCCCGCTCACCCACTTCGTCAACTTCATCGACCACCGGCTGCGTACCGGCAAGCCGGAAAAGAAGGAACCGGACGAGCTGGCAGCACCTATCGGCAAGGGGGCACAGGCATGA
- a CDS encoding amino acid ABC transporter ATP-binding protein, which translates to MTEFASGTLTGKNLHLSFGHNHVLRGIDLHVEKGTTASVIGPSGSGKSTLLRVMNRLIEPDQGDILLDGRSVLKDNPDELRQRIGMVFQQFNLFPHKTVVDNVSLALRKLRKLSKEQARAEALEQLELVGLKHKADARPANLSGGQQQRVAIARALAMKPEVMFFDEATSALDPELVKGVLALMTDLAKGGMTMVVVTHEMGFSRNVSDTVTFMDAGVVVESGPPEQIFTAPATDRLKGFLSDVL; encoded by the coding sequence ATGACGGAATTCGCATCCGGGACCCTGACCGGCAAGAACCTGCACCTCTCCTTCGGGCACAACCACGTTCTCCGCGGCATTGACCTGCACGTGGAGAAGGGCACCACCGCTTCGGTGATCGGCCCTTCGGGTTCAGGTAAGTCCACCCTGCTGCGCGTTATGAACCGGCTGATTGAACCGGACCAGGGCGACATCCTCCTGGATGGCCGATCGGTCCTTAAGGACAACCCGGACGAGCTCCGGCAGCGGATCGGCATGGTATTCCAGCAGTTCAACCTGTTCCCGCACAAAACCGTGGTGGACAACGTGTCCCTGGCCCTGCGGAAACTGCGGAAGCTTTCCAAGGAGCAGGCGCGGGCCGAGGCCCTGGAGCAGCTGGAACTGGTGGGCCTGAAGCACAAGGCCGATGCCCGCCCGGCAAACCTTTCCGGCGGCCAGCAGCAGCGCGTGGCAATCGCCCGGGCACTGGCCATGAAGCCGGAGGTGATGTTCTTTGACGAGGCCACCTCCGCGCTGGACCCCGAGCTCGTCAAGGGAGTCCTGGCACTGATGACCGACCTCGCGAAGGGCGGCATGACCATGGTGGTGGTGACCCACGAGATGGGCTTCTCCCGCAATGTGTCGGACACCGTGACCTTCATGGATGCCGGAGTGGTTGTGGAGTCCGGCCCGCCGGAGCAGATCTTCACCGCACCCGCAACGGACCGGCTCAAGGGCTTCCTCTCGGACGTCCTGTAG